The Bacillus sp. 2205SS5-2 genome contains a region encoding:
- a CDS encoding cyclic-di-AMP receptor → MKLILAVVQDQDSNKLSQALTKCNFSSTKLASTGGFLKSGNTTFVIGTEDIRVDKALQVIKESCQSRDQMVAPVSPMGGNADSYVPYPVEVEVGGATVFVLPVEQFFQF, encoded by the coding sequence ATGAAACTTATATTAGCGGTTGTACAAGACCAAGATAGTAATAAACTATCTCAAGCCCTAACAAAATGTAATTTCAGCTCGACAAAATTAGCGAGCACAGGTGGTTTTTTGAAATCTGGAAATACAACATTTGTGATTGGAACAGAGGATATTCGGGTTGATAAAGCGCTTCAAGTAATAAAAGAGAGCTGTCAATCAAGGGACCAAATGGTTGCTCCTGTTAGTCCGATGGGTGGGAATGCCGACTCTTATGTACCTTACCCAGTTGAAGTAGAAGTAGGCGGTGCTACGGTAT